A single window of Anopheles moucheti chromosome 2, idAnoMoucSN_F20_07, whole genome shotgun sequence DNA harbors:
- the LOC128299693 gene encoding nucleolin-like: MKIIALALVFCVGLAVGAEVDSAPEVPSDLEVSADLEIPEAPEAPIQPDIDQDAAEEPSSPSDDQNSEVPEDSDAPIQPDIEQDAAEEPSSPSEDQHSHPAPEVDAEDDEAAEEEEEDDDQSDDSDESDESDEIEEARQAVEELEERQQELDYLKRYLVGRLQATALLGRRVRPAVIRRPWYRPGWRVRPRLVV, encoded by the coding sequence ATGAAGATCATTGCCTTAGCTCTCGTTTTCTGTGTCGGTTTGGCCGTGGGCGCTGAGGTCGATAGCGCACCGGAAGTACCATCGGATCTAGAAGTATCAGCAGATCTCGAGATCCCGGAAGCACCCGAAGCACCTATTCAACCAGACATTGATCAGGACGCTGCCGAAGAACCTTCATCCCCTAGTGACGATCAAAATTCAGAAGTCCCGGAAGACTCAGATGCTCCTATTCAACCAGACATTGAACAGGACGCTGCCGAAGAACCTTCGTCACCAAGTGAGGACCAACATTCTCACCCTGCACCAGAAGTTGATGCGGAAGATGATGAGGCCGCAgaagaagaggaggaagaTGATGACCAGTCGGATGATTCCGATGAATCGGACGAAAGTGACGAAATTGAAGAGGCGCGTCAGGCTGTGGAGGAGCTGGAAGAACGCCAGCAAGAGCTGGACTATCTGAAGCGCTACCTAGTCGGACGGCTTCAAGCTACCGCTCTTCTTGGTCGTCGTGTTCGCCCGGCTGTGATTCGTCGTCCTTGGTATCGCCCCGGATGGAGAGTTCGACCCCGGCTAGTGGTCTAG
- the LOC128299692 gene encoding solute carrier family 35 member G1, translating to MPEHLELQQLVDGVLQGTTRHRSLSWLQCSCPYLGIILATVSSFFFSLCSVIVKGLVDVNPIELATFRFIGVLLPSIPIAIYREETLFPEGKRIILVLRCFVGTTGLMLSFYAFRHMPLADASVIIFSTPVFVAIFARLFLREACGMFNVITIVLTLIGVVLITKPPFLFGDNQVSIVDEQVMENSYDIWGPVAALSSTLFGANAYVLLRALKGLHFSVIMSNFGAFALLYTLIVCYYIGALCWPLCGTDRFLVIALALFSFGGQILLTLALQYEQAGPVAIARSADIVFAFIWQIMFFKETPSLYSVLGALLVVSSVVLSGLRKWALALPRDSETRKKLHFLYLE from the exons ATGCCCGAACATCTCGAACTGCAACAGCTGGTGGACGGTGTGTTGCAGGGCACCACACGTCATCGATCTCTGTCCTGGCTGCAATGCTCATGCCCTTATCTGGGCATCATCCTTGCCAcggtttcttcctttttcttttccttgtgCTCCGTCATTGTGAAAGGACTTGTTGATGTTAATCCTATCGAGCTGGCCACATTTAG ATTTATCGGCGTGCTGCTTCCATCAATCCCGATAGCAATATATCGCGAGGAAACCTTATTCCCGGAAGGGAAGCGGATCATACTAGTGCTACGATGTTTTGTCGGAACAACCGGGCTTATGCTTAGCTTTTACGCTTTCCGTCACATGCCACTAGCGGATGCATCCGTGATCATCTTCTCCACACCAGTGTTTGTTGCCATATTTGCACGGCTGTTCCTTCGCGAGGCATGCGGCATGTTCAACGTTATCACGATCGTCCTCACGCTGATCGGTGTGGTGCTGATCACCAAACCACCGTTCCTGTTTGGAGACAATCAGGTATCGATTGTGGACGAACAGGTAATGGAAAATAGCTACGACATCTGGGGCCCGGTGGCAGCTCTATCGTCGACCCTGTTCGGTGCGAACGCGTACGTGTTGCTGCGTGCCCTAAAAGGGCTGCACTTCTCTGTTATCATGTCCAACTTTGGCGCCTTTGCCTTGCTTTACACGCTTATAGTTTGCTACTACATTGGGGCACTCTGTTGGCCATTGTGCGGGACGGATCGTTTTCTTGTTATAGCGCTAGCCCTGTTTAGCTTCGGTGGCCAAATACTGCTCACGCTTGCACTGCAGTACGAACAGGCGGGTCCTGTAGCGATAGCCCGGTCGGCCGACATCGTGTTTGCCTTCATCTGGCAGATAATGTTCTTTAAGGAAACGCCCAGCCTTTACTCCGTGCTCGGTGCGCTGCTGGTGGTCAGCTCGGTGGTACTATCCGGTCTGCGCAAATGGGCCCTGGCATTGCCGAGAGACTCGGAAACGAGGAAAAAATTACATTTCCTGTATCTGGAATAG
- the LOC128299142 gene encoding apyrase, producing MKQFSSSIASSSSSSSSLPYTSLGSGKTTSKQSSGSTIIDTGMYLRDWRKALRSPPSYRIGNRTIRLQVHFTWVLAILCAFLLLVLYISSSPSPLISDAPAPTNSFLRNSVIVYNHTYPLTSPIISSGIYSFRIGIIADLDTSSALKKNQWGSYYLKGYLSFIPSKRSLTVSWDDGEPKALQSGFSLKGRGMELSELVVFNGKLLSFDDRTGLVYEIEGEKVLPWVLLMDGDGRTTKGFKAEWATVKDQVLYVGSMGKEWTTSAGDFETNDPMYVKAVTVHGEVYHLNWVNNYKAIRKSIGIEWPGYMIHESGAWSEVHRRWFFLPRRCSRERYNETRDEHMGCNFLISSDETFQSIRAIELRRNNVPSTHGYSSFKFLPTSNDEIIVALATEELNGKTSSFISAFTIEGEQLMVETRINTEYKYEGLEFI from the exons ATGAAGCAATTCAGCAGCTCTATCGCgtcgtcgtcctcgtcgtcatcatcCTTGCCGTACACTAGTTTGGGGTCGGGGAAAACCACTTCCAAGCAGTCGTCCGGCTCCACCATCATCGACACAGGGATGTATCTGCGTGATTGGCGGAAAGCGCTTCGTTCGCCTCCTTCGTACAGGATAGGAAACAGAACGATACGCTTGCAGGTGCACTTTACCTGGGTGCTAGCGATACTGTGTGCATTCCTGCTGTTGGTGCTGTACATCTCATCCAGCCCGTCGCCATTAATCAGTGACGCACCAGCGCCCACAAACAGCTTTCTGCGAAATTCGGTCATAGTGTACAACCACACGTACCCGTTGACCAGTCCGATCATAAGTAGCGGCATATATTCGTTCCGGATAGGAATTATAGCCGATCTCGATACCAGCTCGGCACTGAAGAAGAATCAATGGGGAAGCTACTATCTGAAGGGCTATCTCAGCTTCATTCcatcgaaacgatcgctcaCCGTGTCCTGGGACGATGGTGAACCGAAGGCACTACAATCGGGTTTCTCGTTGAAAGGCCGAGGGATGGAGCTGTCCGAGTTGGTCGTGTTTAACGGCAAGCTGTTATCGTTTGACGATCGTACGGGGTTGGTGTACGAAATCGAGGGCGAGAAGGTGCTACCCTGGGTGCTGTTGATGGACGGCGATGGCCGTACGACGAAGGGCTTCAAAGCGGAGTGGGCCACCGTGAAGGATCAGGTGCTGTACGTCGGTTCGATGGGCAAAGAGTGGACGACATCGGCAGGGGATTTCGAAACGAACGATCCCATGTACGTGAAGGCGGTCACGGTACACGGAGAG GTGTATCACTTAAATTGGGTCAACAACTACAAAGCCATCCGTAAGTCGATCGGCATCGAATGGCCTGGGTATATGATTCACGAATCTGGCGCTTGGTCGGAAGTGCACAGGCGATGGTTCTTCCTGCCAAGGCGCTGTTCCCGGGAGCGGTACAATGAAACGCGGGACGAACACATGGGTTGCAACTTTCTCATATCGAGTGACGAAACGTTCCAAAGTATTCGCGCGATCGAACTCCGTCGGAACAATGTGCCATCGACGCACGGGTACTCGAGCTTTAAGTTTCTGCCTACGAGCAACGATGAAATAATCGTTGCTCTCGCGACGGAAGAGCTGAACGGCAAAACGTCCAGCTTTATCAGTGCGTTCACCATCGAAGGAGAGCAGCTGATGGTGGAAACACGCATTAACACCGAGTACAAGTACGAAGGACTAGAGTTTATCTAG
- the LOC128299690 gene encoding tetratricopeptide repeat protein 39C-like — translation MCAASVRVDTMEELQDWEYVKRGITMWLNNMPKAAEDSFKDRPSSVHIVAGHTFISFMNAVISWETEKMNDAQTRLRELEKQCAGDVGWLKSVRSKLFGSSEPRKSLTETLEEQIILADSQLCLAILVSLGQDIGGFVKGGWLLRKAWKVYQHTYQQIYQLYSDTQDIDGAMSLPQAPLRHQPPATKDSGAGMRVSLDLGTPSSTDWTVPNSTLQSPDDCKWSSQLEALRKSKTTTFELTEPFNEMTSSESDPSGSSGGSVKKSYTTDFVGIISPSGAGSSTESLEHSVPLGVERSSIAARERLTLDFNQGRERRINVPNGMTPRATTSCRFLTAPCEPGPNERAIHPEDVHRLMGAISFGYGVFQLSISLLPPSLLKLISFLGFEGDRAMGIACLSFSRQSNDMRAPLATLALLWYYTIVTPFFALDGSNLSLEIAAAQELIDEANGQFAKSSLFLFFRGRVERLKSNIQDAIRAYELAYRSSAQREIKLLCLHEIGWCRLIQLDFGTAMKNFNELKLCSQFSKSFYSYLTAICEGSFGQFSNLVKWRTEILELINRSPQKDSQIERYIFRRSLKLPRAESGEQPKYRSSLYWKYLVFEMLFLWNTLSSCNEEQLESMVADCSQPTDAFSEPMVGISRLILGACLTCRARYDEAIRAFRECISMREKFDHQEQQDMHISAFAYYELAVLLLRQQNDGAAEAHRLLLHAQQNFKNYDFDNRVSVRIHTLLKRLN, via the exons ATGTGTGCCGCTTCCGTGCGAGTAGATACGATGGAGGAACTGCAGGATTGGGAGTACGTCAAGCGGGGCATCACCATGTGGCTTAACAACATGCCTAAAGCAGCCGAGGATAGTTTTAAGGATCGGCCGTCCAGTGTGCACATCGTAGCAGGACACACATTCATCTCGTTTATG AACGCCGTAATATCGTGGGAAACGGAAAAGATGAACGACGCCCAGACACGCCTCCGAGAGCTTGAGAAACAGTGTGCTGGCGATGTCGGTTGGTTAAAATCGGTCCGCTCAAAGCTCTTCGGGTCTAGCGAGCCACGGAAATCACTCACCGAAACGCTCGAGGAGCAAATCATACTGGCGGACAGTCAGCTCTGCTTAGCGATACTGGTGTCGTTGGGTCAGGATATAGGCGGTTTCGTTAAGGGCGGATGGTTGCTGCGGAAGGCTTGGAAGGTGTACCAGCATACGTACCAGCAGATCTATCAACTGTATTCCGACACGCAAGACATTGATGGAGCAATGTCTCTGCCACAGGCTCCATTGCGTCATCAGCCACCAGCCACAAAGGATAGCGGTGCGGGGATGCGAGTATCGCTCGATCTGGGAACTCCCTCGTCTACGGATTGGACGGTGCCGAACTCCACTCTTCAGTCACCAGATGATTGCAAGTG GTCATCACAACTGGAAGCGTTGCGCAAATCGAAAACGACAACCTTTGAGCTTACCGAACCTTTCAACGAAATGACCTCGAGTGAATCAGATCCGAGCGGAAGTAGTGGCGGCAGTGTAAAGAAGAGCTATACGACGGATTTTGTGGGCATTATTAGTCCGTCGGGTGCAGGATCGAGTACCGAGTCACTGGAACACAGCGTACCGTTGGGAGTGGAGCGAAGTAGTATTGCTGCTCGGGAACGGTTAACGTTAGATTTTAACCAGGGCAGGGAACGGCGAATAAACGTACCGAACGGAATGACGCCAAGGGCAACTACAAGCTGTCGATTTTTGACGGCCCCCTGTGAGCCGGGTCCTAACGAAAG AGCTATACACCCAGAAGACGTCCACCGGTTAATGGGCGCCATCAGCTTCGGGTACGGTGTGTTTCAACTGAGCATTTCGCTGTTACCGCCGAGTTTGCTCAAGTTGATCAGCTTTCTCGGCTTCGAAGGTGACCGGGCGATGGGAATTGCGTGTTTGAGCTTTTCCCGCCAAAGCAACGATATGCGGGCACCGTTGGCTACGCTGGCCCTGCTCTGGTACTACACCATCGTGACGCCGTTTTTCGCCCTGGATGGGTCGAACCTGAGCCTCGAAATTGCTGCCGCCCAGGAGCTGATCGATGAAGCGAACGGTCAATTTGCCAAATCGTCGCTTTTCCTATTCTTTCGAGGTCGTGTCGAGCGTTTAAAG TCCAACATTCAGGATGCAATACGTGCCTACGAGTTGGCGTACCGTTCATCGGCACAGCGGGAGATTAAATTGCTGTGTCTTCACGAAATCGGATGGTGCCGGCTGATACAGCTAGACTTTGGTACGGCGATGAAAAACTTCAACGAGCTAAA ACTGTGCAGTCAGTTTTCCAAGAGCTTCTACTCGTATCTGACCGCAATATGCGAAGGATCGTTCGGGCAATTTTCCAACCTCGTCAAATGGCGAACGGAAATATTGGAATTGATTAATAGATCGCCACAGAAG GACTCACAAATCGAAAGGTACATATTTCGACGCAGCTTGAAACTACCGCGTGCGGAAAGTGGCGAACAGCCCAAGTACAGAAGTTCCCTCTACTGGAAGTATCTTGTGTTCGAGATGCTGTTCCTGTGGAACACACTGAGCAGCTGCAATGAGGAGCAGTTGGAAAGCATGGTGGCCGACTGTTCACAGCCGACGGACGCGTTCAGCGAACCGATGGTGGGAATCTCTCGGTTAATTCTAGGCGCCTGTCTGACCTGTCGGGCCCGGTACGATGAGGCGATTCGTGCATTCCGCGAGTGCATATCCATGCGGGAGAAGTTCGACCATCAGGAGCAACAGGATATGCACATTTCAGCCTTTGCCTATTACGAACTGGCTGTGCTTTTGCTTCGCCAGCAGAACGATGGTGCCGCCGAGGCACATCGGTTGCTTCTGCATGCGCagcaaaactttaaaaattaCGACTTTGATAATCGCGTCAGCGTGCGCATTCACACCTTGCTGAAGCGGTTGAATTAG